The sequence ATCGATGCGGTGGAAAAAGGCTGGGAGCAGGCGGATGGAAAGCCGTTTTGGGAGCATTTTCTGGATTTCGAAGGTGCTCGTTACATTGAATCTGGCGGGCAGAATGCCGGCCTCACAGACTTGATCGAGCATCATGTGGAACCCGAAGGTGACGCTCTCGATAGCCTTGAGTTGAATTTTTCAGATGTCGAAACTCATTTCGAAGGCGATTTCGCGTGGGCCATCGCCAATGTCGAAGTCAAAGCGACGGTAAAGCGTGACCAGCGAGTGATACACAATCGCGGCTATCAGACATTTTTGTTCCGGCGCGTGAACGGAAAATGGCTGATTATTCATACACATAGCTCATCGCGTCCGGTAAAGTCAGACTAGACAAACCTGACCGACAAAGACCTATGTGAAAGCAGCGTTGCTGACGCCGGCCCAAGGCGGCGGAAACTATTTTTGCCCGCTATACAGGGTCATGGTGCCGAACATGGTCGAGAATTCACGACCGGTCGTCACGTTCCGGAACCCCGCCTGCCGCATCAGCTCCGGCAAACGGCCCTCAACGTTGTCACGCGTATTGTCGAAACCATCCAGAAGCTGGATAAAATAAAACAGCCCGCGCATCAGGACCCAGCCGGGCTTGCCCCAATCGGCGATATGCAGTTGTCCGCTCGATTTCAAAACGCGGTGGACCTCCCGAAAAGTCAGTTGCTTCGCGTCCGGCAGCAGATGGTGAAAAAACAGGCTGGACAAAACGCGATCAAAATGTTGATCGGGAAACGGCAGCTCGGTGGAAAAACCCTGTTGGAAATCGATCGCCTGCCCTTCCTTTTTCGCCTTGCCGCGGGCGATTTTCAATATCCGGTCGTCGGCGTCGATACCGGTGATTTCGCAGCCGGGTTGTTGTTGTTTCGCCCGAATCGCCAGAGTGCCCGTACCGCATGCCAGGTCAAGGACTTCCATGGGCGCCGCCAGACCCGCCTGGGCAAGTAGTTCACTTTTGAACCTTTGCTCCCTGGTCGTGAGACGAACGACAGGATCGTAAATCCGTGTCAGCCAGGAAAAACCCAGCGCAGGCACAAATTTGTCCG comes from Pseudomonadota bacterium and encodes:
- a CDS encoding nuclear transport factor 2 family protein, encoding MNAKAQEDDSAALIAIIDAVEKGWEQADGKPFWEHFLDFEGARYIESGGQNAGLTDLIEHHVEPEGDALDSLELNFSDVETHFEGDFAWAIANVEVKATVKRDQRVIHNRGYQTFLFRRVNGKWLIIHTHSSSRPVKSD
- a CDS encoding class I SAM-dependent methyltransferase, which gives rise to MSEENSPDKFVPALGFSWLTRIYDPVVRLTTREQRFKSELLAQAGLAAPMEVLDLACGTGTLAIRAKQQQPGCEITGIDADDRILKIARGKAKKEGQAIDFQQGFSTELPFPDQHFDRVLSSLFFHHLLPDAKQLTFREVHRVLKSSGQLHIADWGKPGWVLMRGLFYFIQLLDGFDNTRDNVEGRLPELMRQAGFRNVTTGREFSTMFGTMTLYSGQK